The following nucleotide sequence is from Synechococcus sp. KORDI-52.
AGCAGCTGATTGAGGCGGATCAACCGATCGCTCGCATGCGTCAGCTGCTCCAGAAGTTTTTGGCTACGACTTCCTGAGCAGAAACCTTTGCGTAACCAAAATCGATCGGTGTGCCTGTCATCTGTTCCAAATAGTGGAAGAAATGGTAAACAGGAGCGTCATTACATGAGGCATTGCCGATCGGAAGTTCACCTGGATCAAGAAAACGAGCTTGGCTTTCAATAAAAGGTTTATCTTCTTCACTATTTTGAATTGATAGATCACGAAGACGATTCAGAAATGGCTGAAACTCCATTGCTCCCCAAACATCAGGATCGATGTAAATGCAGCCTCGCGTCATTGTCGCCATCGAGTCTTCGGGAACGAATAGCACAGCAATGAATAATCCGTTGGCAATTTTGTTGAGCCAAAGGTTCGGAGCTCCTCCAACCTTCCAATAGGCCTGAAGGGAGTCGCTGAATTGCTGATACGTGACAAGTACCGAGCGCTCCTTATCTCTGCATTTCATATGCATACCACTAAGAGTTTCTGCTCCCATCCAGCGACGCATGCGATGCACCACTCGGGCGATCCCGTGAACCTGAAATCCATGCGTGTGGTCAATTCCGCTAGTAATTGTGATTCCCCATGGTCCACAGGGATAGCGATAGTCAAATAGCGGATGGCAGTGGAAACGAGCTGGATTGTTTAGCTGCTCGAACTCCTGAGGTAAGCAAATAGCTTCCCGCGCGGCCTCTATTTGCTCTGATGGCATGGCGAGATGTCCACGATCGTCGAATAGACGATCACTCATCGGTAACCAAAGAAATCCACCCTCCTCCAGGAGAGGCAGGTTCAGCAGCGATTCCGCATGACCTTTTTCGCCGTGTAGAGAACGTACACAGTGCCCTTTTTGATTGAATTCTTGATAGTGAAAGGGGCAGCGCACTGTGTCACCGACGACACGGGGTGGCTCATTCCCGCTAAAGAAAGATACGTGGCGATGGGGGCAACGATCGATGTGGGCAGATGCTGTCCCATCGGCACTACGTAGCAGAAGCAAAGGCAGCCCGAAAGCCTGCAAGGCGATGGCCTTCTCACGTTGAAGTTCTACAGAATTCAGTACAGGCCAGGCCAGTGGCAGTCGAGATAGCCAGGGACGGCTGAGGTCAAGACTCTTTGGATCTCGCCTACGAACCAAAGGTTGATATTCATTTTTAACTGATTCGTGGCTCAAGGGAAACGCTTTTTTATTTCGTGTATCTTCTCACATTGAATGATTCTTCCGTTCATCCTCTTGATGGTTTAATAGCAGTAGGTGGCTTAAGATACTTAGTGGCTTGGTCCACAGCATCAGGGGGCATTGAGGTCATCAACTTCACTTCATGCGCTAGATCTTTTTTTTCACAACGATGGCACGGGACAGCTCTTATTCGTGAGTCCTCGGCTGCCATGTGGGGCGTTCGACAACAATTGCAAGTCCCATCAGAGTAATTGCGAACATGCATGTGCCAGCCCACCCCCATTGGCTCCAAAACAGAGAAATTAGCGTTGAGCAGGCCGCTGCACCCAGATAGCAGGTGAGAAATAACTGACTGCTCATTCGACTTCGTGCTGCTGAATCGATCGAATAGATACGAGCTTGGTTGGCAATGAAGCTGCCCTGCACCCCAAGGTCAACGGCCATTAGTCCCAGGGCCAGTGCAGACAGTGCTTGCTTGTGTATTCCCATCAGCATAAATCCGCCTGATGCGCAAAGCACTCCTGTGAGCACGATTCGGTCGGGTCCTAGATGGTCAACAAGTCGACCAATAATCGGTGCGGCCGTAATGCTTGCTAAACCAATAAATCCAAAGCTGCCTATTACTGCCGGACCAAATTGCCAGGGTGGACTTGAAAGATAAATGGCTATTGCACTCCATATCGCCATGAAGCTGCCAAACAATAAGCCTTGTGATATGCAGGATCTACGCAGAAGTGGGTGACGGTACCAAAGGTTGATCTGTGCGCGTTGCAATCTCCAGTACGAGGTTTTGCTGGTAGGAGCTACGTCCGGCAGGCGTGTTCGAAATAGTAAAGCGATAGCAAGCATCACAATGGCTGAGAAGGCATAAATAAGGCGCCAGTCCCATAGCTCCGCAACCCAGCCGCTAACACTACGCGATAAAAGAAGTCCGCTAAATTGACCACTCAAAATGATTCCTAACATCCGGCCATGCGTGGGCTCTGGAGTGATAGCTGTCAAATAAGGGGGCATAAGCGATGGAATCAGCGCAACCATCCCAAGAGCGAAACAACTGCACAGCAGCAAACCGAAACTTGGTGCTAGCAGAACAGAACCACAAGCCAACGCCATGCCTATGGCTAACAGCGTTAGTAAGCCACGTTTCTCTCTCACATCACCCAGAGGAAGTACAAGGAGAAAACCCAATGCCATTCCCAACTGCGTGATCATTGGAGCTTGCAGGACTGTTCCCGGCGATAGCTGAAAGGCTCCTTTAATCTTTGGCAACAGGGATTGGGAATAGAAGGGATTGGCAACGCTCACCCCTACCGCTAAGGCCATGAGCCAAAGCGGCGGCGGCACACTCTGAAAATTCGGTTTTTCGTTTGATCTAGACAAAGGACGAGCTCACTGCATGTATCAGTTTGAGTCTGATCTTTCATCGGTAGGCACGACACAACCACTTTTTAACGAGGTTTTTACAGCTGCAGCACTGCACTGCTCCCATTGACAAGCAGTTAATCGCCAGTGAGACTTATTAAGGCATCTGCAATCTATTTATCGAATTTGCCTTCTACGCATTTTCGGAAGAGGTAAAGGCTGTTGCAAGAGCATTGAGTACGGCAATCAAAATTTTCCTGAGTTGCCATTAGTCGCATCATATTGCACAAAATTGCAGGGACAATCTTGGGACACTCTCGACAGAAACAATGTAAACAAGTGGTCTAAAGAGGCAGCAGCAGCCAAGAAGCCCAGTACTGATCAGCAGGAATCACACCAGCTCTAGCCACCACGCACCCCATAAACGCAGTGATACTGCAGAGAAATGAATCAGGCCAGGAGCAAACCGCCCAACACAGCGCAGAAAAGCGCCAACCTAAACGCCGGTAGCCCAGTAGGTGACATGGCTCGAACTCGCAGCGTGAAAACACACTCGAGAGGTAATCAGGCATTAATGCTTAGTAAATATGAGCACAAAAAAACCTAGGTTTGACCTGGGTCTGTTCAGCGCTTCGTTGTGAAGCTGGCCTGATCTGTTGGGGGCCGCCGCCAAGCTCGCCCCCTCCCAACCTCAGGCTTTCGAAGGCTTGCTGGTCAAAGCTGCGGACATGGCTGTGGCCAGGAGCATGCAACCAACAACGGCGAGGAATCCCATCGGTCTGAAGTGACTGCAGGAATGATTGCCTTTTGACGGACCTCTCGCCTGTCGCGGTTGCAACAGAACTGACAGGAAGCCCTTCCCCCAGACGCCGTCTCAATCAGTGACCGGCATGATCGCCTTCTTTAAGGGTCGAAAGCGGAACATCGCTGTGAGGTTGTCGAAGCCCGAGCATCACTTGGTGTGAAGGCGGCTCATAGGCAGCTTTCACTGCGGCCAGTGATAAAAACTCGATGATCACGGTCAGAGGGCCTGCGTTGGATTCACGGACATCCGTCTTGAGGTCTCTGCAGAGCAAGCGAGCTCTAGATTTAGCTAGGTAAACCTCAAAGGCCTGGAGGAATGGCCCCATAGCTTCAGGGTTGGTGGTTGTTCCAGCAATACTTCAGTAGCCCTTAGCCAATCGTTCAATGTGAGGTAACAGAAGGATTGCATGAATCAGCTGGACAGAGAATTAAGCAGGAACCATTTCATCTCTGTTCTGCATCAGTAAAACATTTGTTTTCTCTTACTCGATACGATTCTGCATTGAAATCGATTTATTCAACTCAGATGCGCCTGCTATGACATAAATAGTCGATCATTCTTCCAACGAAACTAGCACAATGATAATTGTATCAGGGCTTGCCTACAACCGCACGCTTCCCCCTTGCAAAAGCAGTAGATAGATACGACAGTGGCATTGAATTCAATTTCGCTTGGTTTGATCATGGATAAACGTGTGGAACCTGAATTACATACAAGTGACGTTCCCGCCTCAATAAATTCAATGCACAATTGATCTACTTGGCAGACGGCATGAGACCACCTTATGTCTTGCCTCATGCGAATAACCTGCATATCTACATCAGAATTAGATCACTCAAAAGAAGGGAAGTCGAAAGAACAACTTGCAAGAAGAGTTAGGCCCTATGGACAATGATGACTTTCAATTCAGCACAGGTGCAAGCCAAGACTAGCTTGCACCAATCATTGACCGGAAGGCCCGGATTAGAGGCCGAGGAACATGGCAGGTATACGGTCCAGGGCATGGATCCCCAACATTTGCGACACCACATTCACCAACATTCCAGCGATGTGAGCAGCACCCACGAGAGCCAAGCCTCTCCACAGCTTTTCATAATCAGCGGGGGGCTTATTTCCAACCCAGGCAGGAGAAACAGCTACGTATTCCGGCGCTGGGGGCACATCAATGGCCATGCTCACTCCAGAGGCAAGGCTGCTGCGGATCAAGCTGTCGTTCCCTTTAGATCGATCGCTACTCGCAAAATTTTTCTCAAGAGACGCAATTCGAACAAAATTAAGCATTGACATTCCGCTTGAAGAGGTGAATGAGCGGACGTATGGAACCCCATGATCACCGAAAACTTCTGTATATTCTGCGGAATCAATGATTGCATCAACCAGGGCATCAAAACCTTGCTCTGATTGAATTGCAGCTGCATTTGCAACTTCTTGCTGATCAAGGGGTGGTCGACCAAGTAAATGCTTGAAATTAAGCTCAATGCCGCGATATGCAGAGACTTTGTAGAAATAACGAGACTTGTAGAGTTCGCTTTTAGCGAGGCCCCTAACAAATTCGCGAGCACAAAGACGTCCATCAGCAAATTGCGCTTCAAGCACACCGCAGCGTTCATGGTCCATCACATGCGCATTACCTAAAACCTGTCTGTATGCAGCCTCTATGGCCTGATGGCATGCCTCCATATCAGATGGCGCATAACGAGCAAATGTCACCCGATAAGGACATTCAGAATGATCTCGAGGGCCTACAGGTATATGCATCTGAGCGCATGATTGGCGTAAGTACTCAGCATTCGTCAAAGGAGCTTGCTTCTCCCCAAAGGTCGCCTGCGGCGAAGAAAAACTGACATCAGCCGCTTTTGACTCGGCACCGAATCTGAATTTTGGAGAGAGAGAAGCGTTCATTTAAAGCAGAATTACTAAAAAGACTTGCAGGGCAATTGCGAGCACAAGTTGGGCTATGAATCAATTGCCTTGAAGCACCAACAATAAAATAGTTCAGCGATTGATTTTTTTCATACGGAAAAGAAAATTCAATTAAAATATGATTCGACATATTCTATTTCCTAAATATTAACGAGAAAGTCCGAAACAATTTAATTCGCGGCGACTGCTGCGCAGATCCAAGTGAACCTAGAAGCAACAAGCTTCATCTTTCAATAGCTGAACCATTGCGGGGTGTAGAGGAGTACACCATGCCAAATAACAGCGGGTAAGCCAGGAAATCAGCCATGATCTACTTGTTGAACAGAGCATGCCAGGCGACGTAGCTGCCTCCACCCAGCAGCACCAAAGGAAAGATCATCTTGCTGAAGCCCAGCAAGATGACACCACCAAGGCTGATGAGCCCGACCTTCTTGACCATGGCCTGACTAACGTCATAGATATCCCCAGCTTGAACCGGTCATTACGACACTGAGGCGGCGGAACTCCTTAGGATACCCCGTCCCTTGAGCAACCAAGACACGAGAGTTGCAGAGTTTGCTGGAAAACGGTGGGGTGAAGGAGGCAATGACGGTTGCCCTCAACGAGGTCGGAACAGGGCCCGTTCCGCATGTGAATCAGACTCTTGAATGCTTGTCCTCTAGCCAAGAGGCAGCCGTTTGCTCATTACGGCAGCCAAGGATTTGTAACGTAGGGAACATATGGTCTGGAATTGCGTGGACGGGACTCGCCTTAATGACTGGTTGTTAGATCAGCTGGAAGAACAAGATGAAACCGACAAAGCTCACCAAAGCTCCAGAAGACTTTGCCGACTACAGGGTCTGCGACCCAGAAAGAATTTGAGGTGTAGTCAGGGGAACTTTGGCGGCACTGCACCTAATCGAAGACATGCCTTACCTAAGCGCAACTATGACAAGGCTCTATACAGTTGACTGGAGCTGGTGCGCTGACAAAATCTCGAGGATAGAAGAACTCAATAAACCTACAATCAGCAATCACAGACCCAATGAAGGTGTCATTTCGGAAATAAGACGAACTCTACGGCTAACTGCATTGTTACTGGCAAGCTTTTCACACCATTGAGGTCCGAACGCTGCTGCCAAATACTTTTTCGAGGCTCTCAAGTAACGCCTCCGTTGCCCTGACTCTCCGCCAACCCAGACCAGAATCTCTTTTGTGGTTTAACTCATGTAAGATACCCTCCAACATAAGGGCTTGTCTTGATGTTCTCCGTTGATTTTGCTTCACAAAGCAGAGACTATCGATATACAAAATCTCCAACGGCAGTACACAGCACCTCCAAGCACTTCAGATCCTCCAACTATTTCATATTTGACGAGATCTATCAATATTTTGATCCCCCGCGTCTGGTTGAAGAGCAATGATCGTTGAACGTTTTGAGTAGATCCACCTCATGCAGCAAAGAGAGGGGAATACATCCTTAATCGTCTTCGACCTTAGACGGCAGTCAACAAGGTTATAAGCCTCACCTATCGAACTGTTAACGACGAGACACTGCTGTAAGCCGAATGAGTTTGCTAGTTTCCTAACAAGTGACTGACAGTTCAGCCAACCCGTTTTGAGTATCGTGTTTGAGATTTCGTTGTCGTTGTGCTGCAGTATCTGCCCCTGGCTATGGCGCACAGGTGACTTTAATAGAACTCAGCTGTAAGTGCATACTTTAAACTATGCCAATACAAACCACCATACAGTTAAAAAGCAAAAGAATATCTACTGACCAATCAACTCTTTCTTCACTGTAGCGATTCTCAGAAACAAATCGGCTCGTTTTTTCTGGAGCAAGAGGTTGGATAATACAAAGCGGCTCACCACGACCAACCCACACAGCTCTAAAACCCCACCAAGCAAATCACCAATCAAAGGCAAGTGATTTATTGAATGCAAAATATTTGACGCAATCACTAAAATCAGTGCAGCAATCACAGCACCAAGAATGGACAGAAAAACTGGATAGATCTGTTGAAAACCATTAAGATTGAGACCCTTGAGAGAATTAAGACCTTTCTGCAGATAAACCATCAATTCATCAAGACTTGACTGAGTTGCAGGCTGGGGATCATCTTTACCTGACTGAAGACTGATTTCAGCAGGATCATCAGATGCCATCTTGATGGTTTCTGCCTGATCGCTATGCACCCGGAGTGGATCCTCAAATGGCAAGCCACGCTCAGCTCCAGAGTTGGACTCAGTGGCCATCACCACTCCAATGAAGGAAGTGCCACTATCGAGGAAAAAAGCAAACCCTTCAAAATTTCTTTAAAAAAAGAAATTCAGGACACACTTCTCAGCATCAGAAGTGAGGCGCGAAAAATTTCGAAACACTCCCTCAATAAAAATCAATGAAGAGCAGTCCAGATCGCCATAAAATAAGGCCTATCAAGTGAAGTTGCCGCCCATTGTCTCAACCTTAACCGCCGGAGAAGGTTCGCAAAAGCTCAGGATGAGAAGTAGTTGCTGGCAGCAGAGGCCTGAGTTAAAGCGTCACACGCCTGGCCATGCTCAATCCGAAAAAGGCCTTAATTCCACACAAGTCAACCCAGTTGCAAAAAAATGAGCGACAGCTCAAAGACAAGCCCTACAGATCCATAGTAGTGTCTGGGAACACAGTGGCAGCAGCGGCCACAAACGCCAAAATCAATTCGTCTTCCCTTCTTAGAAAGAATGAATTCCGAAACGGCTAAAGCCAAAATATAAAATCATTCAAAAACCAGAGAAAACAGCTCATGGCAAGAAAAAAGCTGATACTGGAACGAAAAGAAAATGAATATCTAAACCAAATAATGACGAAAGATCAGTGAGGCGACAGTACCACTCACTCTGATAAGAATTATCCAGTAAAAGCAGAGAGCGTTATCGAGGCTCAACAAATTTACAGCGAGTCAACGCTTCCTTAACACATCACTTAAACCTTACGACAATAGAACAATAAGCTTGCGCTTCAACAGCTACAAGATTTGCCAAACAAAGCAAAGGGTCATTCAGTAGATCAAAGGTACTGACATCAGAAAAGCCTCTGACAAAGAGAGATGAAATCACATGATTAACATTAGCATTAATAGAGGAAATCAATAGCAAAAATAAAATAAACTGAACGTAAAGAATTAGGCGAAAGTCGCAAAAGCAGCTAAAATAATCTTTAATGGTCTTACAGCTGGCATAGGTGATAGAGCTATATCAAACAGCGAAAAAAGAATACTTATATTCAAAAAAAAAGAGCGCCAAATCCCTACGCTTTATTTGGCGTACATTTATTGTTGCTTCATCGGCGCTTTGGATCCTTCTTTTCCAAGACAATCTTCACAGAGCATCCGCAAAATACAGAAGAGAAAAGGAAGTCCATAGTGGCTTGATTCAGTTGAGACTAAACCAACACAGAACAACTGTTAAAGACTGGGGTCACTGGGATGATATGTATGAATTTGCACTTTCTGGAAATGAAAAGTTTATTGAAGAGAATGTAATGCATACGTCAATTGCAGTTGACAATCAACAATTGATTTTCGCAAAAGAGACTAAAGAACCCAAGGATCTCAAGAAAGCAGAGCTTAAAACAGAGCTCAAAAAGTGTTTAAGCAAGGAACTGCATATTTTTAAAACTCAAAAATTACCAATCATGGATTCCCGTGAGATTGTATGCAAAACATCAGAAAGGTCGTACCTTGGATCAATAACCTCAGTATTAAAATCGGACGGGAGAGGGCCATCAAGAGGCTTTCTTATACACTTAAGTTCATTTGAAAGACCAAGCTATAACAACAGCTTAAATAAAACTTTCAAGGACATTGCTGATAATCTAGTCAAACATGGGCATTTCATAGATGGAACAATTAGTACAGATCCTCTGACCGTTATTGATCAAAAAAATAATATCAAGAGCACTTCATTGCCTGCCATATATGAATCCACTGAAAAAACATTGCCATTATGGCTTTTTATTAATACCTGCCTATGGTTCATCTCTCTCATTTGCTTGGCATTCGCACGCAAAATGCGCATGAAATCACTAATCAATGCAAGGGAGCTTAGGTCAAGATCTTCTGTAGAAACATCAAGTGTAAGGTCGCTCATAACTTATTCCTCTGTTTTTATAGAAAAGCCAACAAGAAACTATTGGTTAGCTGTGATAAACATGAGCATAGAAATGCCTAAAACATTCTGCACTAATGCAGAGTCACGTAGATATGCAAACACAATACTTCAAGCTCGCTTAAAACAAGATGATGGACATATCATGGCCGCGCAAGACAAAGAAAATAATATAATTTGGGTTTTTCAAACCTACTCATCGAACGAATCACCTTGCGAAGTCCTAAAGGGGATCCTTAGTAGCTTCGAAGAAAGCGTAAACAGCACCACAAGAACCTGTGTTTCGGCAATTGTCTCACAGTGCAATTTTACAAATATAAAAGGAGCAATTGATAATTTAACATTAATCTCAGCCAACATCTGCTCAGCAAAAACTCTGCAAAAAGTCGAACTTGTTAGCGAATCAGGAAACTCCGAAGCGGAACAGATTAGAGCGGTGCAAAGGTTAGATTATTTCGTTGAACAATTAGTCACAAAACAAGAAATAGGCCATAAATTTGAAAATGTATATAACATTGAAAGCGCCTATCAAACCCCAAAAAAATTAGTATATAAGGAGATTCTCTTGTTACTGCCGGAGGAAGCAAGAGATCAAATTAGCGTAGGAGATTTCATCTGCTCAGCCGAGAAAAACAATTTAATTCATATTATTGATATAAAAATGCTTAAACTAGCAATCTCTATCCTATCAAATAAACCAAGCCATCACTTAATGATTGGAATTAACTTATCAGCCAAGACATTCTCTGAAAAAAAACATTTCGAGGAAATCATTGAAATCCTAAAACTCACTTCGAGACCCATAAGGCAAAAAATTATTTTTGAGATTACTGAGACAGCTTTCATTGAAGATAGCAATGTATTAAAGCCTCGGGTTCAGAGAATCAGGGATCTTGACGCAAAGATAGCTGTAGACGATTTTGGATCTGGATACACATCTTTCGCACAGATATTCAATCTAGATGTAGACTTTATCAAGCTTGACCTACTATACACACAGCAGCTGACGAATCCAGATGTAGATGCACTGGTTAGTTTCTTAAAAACATACTCTAAAAACAGATCAAGCCAATTGATATTAGAAGGTATTGAAACTCTTGAACAATTAGAACACTGGCTATCAAAAGACATTCATGCCTTTCAGGGGTATTACTTTGACTAACTGCTTCTCAAAAACACCAATATCACTCTTGACTTAAATACTAGCGTCTTCGACTTTAACCAATCCGGCCATATTGCAGAAGCCAAAGTGTTCCGAACAAAAAACAGGAGACAAATTCATTTAGGCGCAAGAATTCAAATGGGGGCACCGATCACGTGCAATACAAATAGTGTGGTAAGAAGGCTTGAATCACGCAGTTTTTTTTACAATAAAACCCGTCAATAATTCCTAGTCGCACAATACATCGAGAGTCGCCAGGAATATTCACATACTCAAATCAGAGATAACCGCAAAACCATGTAGCCGTCAGATGCATACTGATACAGGCCCAGAGACTGGCATGTACCCATCATTCATAGCCAAGTGCAGATCAGAGGTCGAGGCACATGGCAAGA
It contains:
- a CDS encoding CAAD domain-containing protein, whose product is MATESNSGAERGLPFEDPLRVHSDQAETIKMASDDPAEISLQSGKDDPQPATQSSLDELMVYLQKGLNSLKGLNLNGFQQIYPVFLSILGAVIAALILVIASNILHSINHLPLIGDLLGGVLELCGLVVVSRFVLSNLLLQKKRADLFLRIATVKKELIGQ
- a CDS encoding Rieske 2Fe-2S domain-containing protein; protein product: MSHESVKNEYQPLVRRRDPKSLDLSRPWLSRLPLAWPVLNSVELQREKAIALQAFGLPLLLLRSADGTASAHIDRCPHRHVSFFSGNEPPRVVGDTVRCPFHYQEFNQKGHCVRSLHGEKGHAESLLNLPLLEEGGFLWLPMSDRLFDDRGHLAMPSEQIEAAREAICLPQEFEQLNNPARFHCHPLFDYRYPCGPWGITITSGIDHTHGFQVHGIARVVHRMRRWMGAETLSGMHMKCRDKERSVLVTYQQFSDSLQAYWKVGGAPNLWLNKIANGLFIAVLFVPEDSMATMTRGCIYIDPDVWGAMEFQPFLNRLRDLSIQNSEEDKPFIESQARFLDPGELPIGNASCNDAPVYHFFHYLEQMTGTPIDFGYAKVSAQEVVAKNFWSS
- a CDS encoding EAL domain-containing protein, with the protein product MIELYQTAKKEYLYSKKKSAKSLRFIWRTFIVASSALWILLFQDNLHRASAKYRREKEVHSGLIQLRLNQHRTTVKDWGHWDDMYEFALSGNEKFIEENVMHTSIAVDNQQLIFAKETKEPKDLKKAELKTELKKCLSKELHIFKTQKLPIMDSREIVCKTSERSYLGSITSVLKSDGRGPSRGFLIHLSSFERPSYNNSLNKTFKDIADNLVKHGHFIDGTISTDPLTVIDQKNNIKSTSLPAIYESTEKTLPLWLFINTCLWFISLICLAFARKMRMKSLINARELRSRSSVETSSVRSLITYSSVFIEKPTRNYWLAVINMSIEMPKTFCTNAESRRYANTILQARLKQDDGHIMAAQDKENNIIWVFQTYSSNESPCEVLKGILSSFEESVNSTTRTCVSAIVSQCNFTNIKGAIDNLTLISANICSAKTLQKVELVSESGNSEAEQIRAVQRLDYFVEQLVTKQEIGHKFENVYNIESAYQTPKKLVYKEILLLLPEEARDQISVGDFICSAEKNNLIHIIDIKMLKLAISILSNKPSHHLMIGINLSAKTFSEKKHFEEIIEILKLTSRPIRQKIIFEITETAFIEDSNVLKPRVQRIRDLDAKIAVDDFGSGYTSFAQIFNLDVDFIKLDLLYTQQLTNPDVDALVSFLKTYSKNRSSQLILEGIETLEQLEHWLSKDIHAFQGYYFD
- a CDS encoding phycobilisome rod-core linker polypeptide; translated protein: MNASLSPKFRFGAESKAADVSFSSPQATFGEKQAPLTNAEYLRQSCAQMHIPVGPRDHSECPYRVTFARYAPSDMEACHQAIEAAYRQVLGNAHVMDHERCGVLEAQFADGRLCAREFVRGLAKSELYKSRYFYKVSAYRGIELNFKHLLGRPPLDQQEVANAAAIQSEQGFDALVDAIIDSAEYTEVFGDHGVPYVRSFTSSSGMSMLNFVRIASLEKNFASSDRSKGNDSLIRSSLASGVSMAIDVPPAPEYVAVSPAWVGNKPPADYEKLWRGLALVGAAHIAGMLVNVVSQMLGIHALDRIPAMFLGL
- a CDS encoding MFS transporter; amino-acid sequence: MPPPLWLMALAVGVSVANPFYSQSLLPKIKGAFQLSPGTVLQAPMITQLGMALGFLLVLPLGDVREKRGLLTLLAIGMALACGSVLLAPSFGLLLCSCFALGMVALIPSLMPPYLTAITPEPTHGRMLGIILSGQFSGLLLSRSVSGWVAELWDWRLIYAFSAIVMLAIALLFRTRLPDVAPTSKTSYWRLQRAQINLWYRHPLLRRSCISQGLLFGSFMAIWSAIAIYLSSPPWQFGPAVIGSFGFIGLASITAAPIIGRLVDHLGPDRIVLTGVLCASGGFMLMGIHKQALSALALGLMAVDLGVQGSFIANQARIYSIDSAARSRMSSQLFLTCYLGAAACSTLISLFWSQWGWAGTCMFAITLMGLAIVVERPTWQPRTHE
- a CDS encoding DUF1330 domain-containing protein, translated to MAGTTTNPEAMGPFLQAFEVYLAKSRARLLCRDLKTDVRESNAGPLTVIIEFLSLAAVKAAYEPPSHQVMLGLRQPHSDVPLSTLKEGDHAGH